A stretch of Castanea sativa cultivar Marrone di Chiusa Pesio chromosome 2, ASM4071231v1 DNA encodes these proteins:
- the LOC142625806 gene encoding protein tesmin/TSO1-like CXC 2 has protein sequence MDTPERNQIGTPISKFEDSPVFNYINSLSPIKPVKSIHITQTFNPLNFSSLPSVFTSPHVNSHKESRLKRHNCSDPSKPEFSSENGNKACTNEGIGVDATQLYDNAAELQDNFDSGVSDREASVEPSSEHSKFAIELPRTLKYDCGSPVCDPTPCCGTEAGCMPTSLVQCGQEASAKGSPEGEVHLSEMCRTDQTKEGLECDWESLISDCPDILIFNSPNDSEAFKGLIQKSVEPLTRFCSSLMSQLPRNEFNDVHKMQIVDPVDSGELETEDLSAKPGEASELEEIDQLQNNPADTVLYKGMSSNASEKLDNEVGMYMPHGSKAVTILHRGMRRRCLDFEMVGARRKNLGDGSNSSSSMLSQSDENIACHDKQLVPFKPGGDSSRCILPGIGLHLNALATTSKDYKNVKHEDLSSGRQSYLPSSTASLHSPSNSQEPFLQSLATASSERETDHGENGAAPVEDASQASAYQVSDDFNQNSPKKKRRRLEHAGESDACKRCNCKKSKCLKLYCECFAAGVYCIEPCSCQDCFNKPIHEDTVLATRKQIESRNPLAFAPKVIRNSDSVAEIGDESSKTPASARHKRGCNCKKSNCLKKYCECYQGGVGCSIGCRCEGCKNAFGRKDGSAPIGTEAELDEETEACENSAVDKVLQKHEIQNNEEQNPASALPMTPLRISRPMVPLPFSSNVKLSRASFITMGSSSGLYTTQKLGKPSILRSVPKFEKHFQTVPEDEMPEILRGNCTPSTGVKSSSPNSKRVSPPQSDFGASPSRRSGRKLILQSIPSFPSLTQH, from the exons ATGGACACTCCAGAGAGGAACCAGATCGGAACTCCCATATCTAAATTTGAG GATTCCCCTGTCTTCAACTATATCAATAGTCTTTCTCCTATTAAGCCGGTTAAGTCCATACATATCACTCAGACATTCAACCCACTTAATTTTTCATCTCTTCCATCCGTTTTCACTTCACCCCATGTCAATTCTCACAAGGAATCTAGGTTGAAAAG GCATAACTGTTCAGACCCATCAAAACCCGAGTTTTCTTCTGAAAATGGGAATAAAGCCTGTACAAATGAAGGAATTGGTGTGGATGCTACTCAGTTGTATGATAACGCAGCTGAGCTACAGGATAATTTTGATTCAGGGGTTTCTGATAGAGAAGCTTCTGTTGAGCCATCTAGTGAACATTCAAAGTTTGCAATTGAGCTTCCACGAACCTTAAAATATGATTGTGGCAGCCCTGTCTGTGATCCAACACCTTGTTGCGGTACTGAGGCAGGTTGTATGCCAACATCACTTGTTCAATGTGGTCAAGAGGCCTCTGCAAAGGGTTCACCTGAAGGTGAAGTGCATCTCTCTGAGATGTGTCGTACTGACCAAACAAAAGAAGGGTTAGAATGTGACTGGGAGAGTTTGATTTCTGATTGTCCtgatatattaatatttaattctCCCAATGACTCTGAGGCTTTTAAAGGGCTAATTCAGAAATCAGTGGAGCCCTTGACAAGATTTTGTTCTTCTCTTATGTCACAACTACCTCGAAATGAGTTTAATGATGTACATAAAATGCAAATTGTTGATCCAGTTGATTCTGGTGAACTAGAAACAGAAGATCTTTCTGCTAAACCTGGAGAAGCCAGTGAACTTGAGGAAATAGACCAGTTGCAGAACAACCCCGCTGATACAGTTCTATATAAGGGCATGTCAAGCAATGCAAGTGAGAAATTGGATAATGAGGTTGGGATGTATATGCCACATGGGTCTAAG GCTGTCACTATTTTGCACCGTGGTATGCGAAGGCGCTGCCTAGATTTTGAGATGGTGGGAGCTCGCAGGAAGAACTTAGGTGATGGGTCAAATTCTAGTTCTTCTATGCTATCACAATCTGATGAGAATATTGCCTGTCATGATAAGCAGCTGGTACCATTCAAGCCTGGGGGAGATTCCTCTCGGTGCATCCTACCTGGAATTGGTTTGCATTTAAATGCTCTTGCAACAACGTCAAAGGATTACAAAAATGTCAAGCATGAAGATTTGTCCTCTGGAAGACAGTCATATTTGCCCAGCTCCACAGCTTCCCTTCACTCCCCTAGTAACAGTCAAGAACCTTTTCTTCAATCCCTGGCTACAGCCTCTTCTGAAAGAGAAACAGATCATGGTGAAAATGGGGCTGCTCCTGTTGAAGATGCTTCTCAGGCATCTGCTTATCAAGTTAGCGATGATTTCAATCAGAATAGccccaagaagaagag GCGTAGGTTGGAACATGCTGGAGAAAGTGACGCCTGCAAGCGTTGTAACTGTAAGAAATCAAAGTGTTTGAAACT TTACTGTGAATGCTTTGCTGCTGGTGTATACTGCATAGAGCCATGTTCATGTCAAGATTGCTTCAACAAGCCTATTCATGAAGATACTGTTCTTGCAACTCGCAAACAGATTGAGTCTCGCAACCCTCTTGCATTTGCTCCAAAAGTGATAAGGAACTCTGACTCTGTAGCTGAAATCGGG gATGAATCCAGTAAAACCCCAGCTTCAGCACGACATAAAAGGGGATGCAACTGCAAGAAATCAAATTGCCTCAAGAAATACTGTGAATGCTATCAG GGTGGCGTTGGCTGCTCGATTGGCTGCAGATGTGAAGGGTGTAAGAATGCATTTGGTAGAAAGGATG GATCTGCTCCAATAGGAACAGAAGCTGAACTAGACGAAGAAACAGAAGCATGTGAAAATAGTGCAGTGGACAAGGTTTTACAGAAACATGAAATTCAGAATAATGAAGAGCAAAATCCAGCTTCTGCACTTCCCATGACTCCATTACGGATTAGCAG ACCGATGGTTCCACTGCCCTTTTCTTCAAATGTCAAACTGTCACGAGCTTCTTTTATTACCATGGGTTCCTCTTCGGGATTGTATACCACCCAAAAACTTGGAAAACCAAGTATTCTCCGATCTGTACCCAAATTTGAGAAGCATTTCCAAACAGTTCCAGAAGATGAAATGCCGGAGATACTTCGCGGCAATTGCACTCCTAGCACTGGTGTTAAGTCATCTTCTCCAAACAGTAAGAGGGTCTCTCCTCCTCAGAGTGACTTTGGGGCATCTCCTAGTAGGAGGAGTGGCCGGAAGTTGATATTACAATCTATTCCTTCATTTCCTTCTCTCACTCAGCACTAA